The following coding sequences lie in one Prochlorococcus marinus XMU1419 genomic window:
- the cdaA gene encoding diadenylate cyclase CdaA: MNFWGIINLKFLLDVLFAVGFGLLLFSRVKEQRTLWLLRGYLFLVSSAWFIQRYAYLPLTSKLIDAVVLACSLSLAILWQGELRRLMELLGTGRLAVLLGNPPKEFRATSNTITQLVDTSGKLSQNRRGALIVVDLGSDLRPEDFLYSGTTIEAQLSTDLLINLFATDTPLHDGAVLVKGNKIISAGVILPLSRQGISKYGTRHLAALGITERFDRCICIVVSEETGTLSLANQGKLERPITSSRLQELLVNLIGNQNSMGTSKSSLNKTALSQETNPSDNIITEINEKESNKSESFINKKD, from the coding sequence GTGAATTTTTGGGGTATTATAAATCTTAAATTTTTATTAGATGTCTTATTTGCTGTTGGTTTCGGGCTTTTATTATTTTCTAGAGTAAAAGAGCAGAGAACACTATGGCTTTTGAGGGGGTATTTGTTTTTAGTTTCATCAGCATGGTTTATTCAAAGATATGCTTATCTCCCACTAACATCAAAATTAATTGACGCTGTAGTTCTTGCTTGCTCTCTATCTTTAGCGATCCTCTGGCAGGGGGAACTTAGAAGACTAATGGAATTATTAGGTACTGGTAGGCTAGCTGTATTGTTAGGGAATCCACCAAAGGAATTTAGAGCAACATCAAATACTATCACTCAGTTAGTTGATACCTCAGGTAAACTCTCACAGAATAGAAGAGGTGCTTTAATTGTAGTCGATTTGGGTAGTGATTTAAGGCCTGAAGATTTTTTATATTCAGGCACAACTATTGAAGCACAACTGTCAACTGACCTTTTAATAAATCTTTTCGCAACAGATACACCACTACACGACGGAGCAGTGCTTGTAAAAGGTAATAAAATTATATCTGCTGGTGTAATACTTCCTCTTTCTAGGCAAGGAATTAGTAAATATGGCACAAGACATTTAGCCGCATTAGGAATTACAGAAAGATTTGATAGGTGCATTTGTATTGTTGTTTCTGAAGAGACGGGTACGTTATCATTAGCAAATCAGGGAAAACTTGAAAGACCTATTACCAGCAGCAGGTTGCAGGAACTTCTTGTAAATTTAATTGGGAATCAAAACTCTATGGGGACAAGTAAATCATCTCTAAATAAAACAGCTTTATCCCAAGAGACGAACCCAAGTGATAACATAATCACTGAAATCAATGAGAAAGAATCTAATAAATCCGAAAGCTTCATTAACAAAAAGGATTAA
- a CDS encoding isoprenyl transferase produces MSLGKIIDKKNKNLGKLINKQKVPEHVAIIMDGNGRWATKKGLPRSFGHNKGVSVLKDIIKASKKLGCKVLTVYAFSTENWSRPKKEVDFLMNLFNEVLKNEIEEIHQESIKIKFIGDLTPFPESLKTTLNSSEDLTKGNSDFTLNVCVNYGGRQEIVKVAKKLALKSISGEIKPSEVNEELFNSELLTQGIKDPELLIRTSGEKRISNFLLWQLAYSEIYISEVLWPDFNEDEFLKAIIDYQSRHRRFGGIESLPNKSFEDSFCSPLNKYD; encoded by the coding sequence ATGAGTTTGGGAAAAATAATTGACAAGAAAAATAAGAACTTAGGCAAGCTCATAAATAAGCAGAAAGTGCCAGAACATGTAGCAATAATTATGGATGGGAACGGGAGATGGGCCACTAAAAAAGGGTTACCTCGATCATTTGGTCACAATAAGGGAGTTAGTGTATTAAAAGATATAATTAAAGCATCGAAGAAATTAGGTTGCAAAGTTCTTACTGTTTACGCTTTTTCAACTGAAAATTGGTCAAGACCAAAAAAAGAGGTTGATTTCCTAATGAATCTTTTTAACGAAGTTTTGAAAAATGAAATCGAAGAAATTCATCAAGAATCAATAAAAATAAAATTCATAGGAGACTTAACTCCTTTCCCAGAGAGTTTAAAAACGACCCTAAATAGCTCAGAAGATCTTACTAAAGGTAATAGTGATTTCACATTAAATGTATGCGTAAATTATGGAGGGAGGCAAGAAATTGTAAAAGTTGCTAAAAAATTAGCACTTAAATCCATTTCTGGAGAAATAAAGCCAAGTGAAGTAAACGAAGAATTATTCAATTCAGAACTTCTTACTCAGGGAATTAAAGATCCTGAATTATTGATTAGAACTAGTGGAGAAAAAAGGATTAGTAATTTTCTTTTATGGCAATTAGCTTATTCTGAAATTTACATCTCTGAAGTGCTATGGCCTGATTTTAATGAGGACGAATTTCTTAAAGCAATAATTGATTACCAATCAAGACATAGACGTTTCGGCGGTATAGAATCATTACCAAACAAATCTTTTGAAGATTCTTTCTGTTCTCCCCTAAATAAATATGATTAA
- the bioB gene encoding biotin synthase BioB, with product MIKSHSNISGEIRFDWRKEEISEILNMPLIDLMWESQVIHRKFNTYRVQLASLYSVKTGGCQEDCSYCSQSIYSASQIKSHPEFEVKEVLERAQIAKKEGAERFCMGWAWREIRDGKSFNSMLEMVKGVRDLGMEACVTAGMLTEEQASRLAKAGLTAYNHNLDTSPEYYENIITTRTYQDRLDTIKRVRNAGINVCCGGIIGLGETKGDRASLLEVLSNMNPHPESVPINSLVAIEGTGLEDNQEIDSIEMIRMIATARILMPKSKIRLSAGREKLSKEAQILCFQCGANSIFYGDELLTTSNPSFQSDRKLLKDVGVSFNKDFETCEKTLSSL from the coding sequence ATGATTAAATCGCATAGCAATATATCCGGCGAAATAAGATTTGATTGGCGAAAAGAAGAAATTTCGGAAATTTTAAATATGCCCTTGATAGATTTAATGTGGGAATCACAGGTAATTCATAGAAAATTTAATACATATAGAGTACAGTTGGCATCACTATATAGTGTTAAAACCGGAGGATGCCAAGAAGATTGTTCATATTGCAGCCAATCAATATATAGTGCTAGCCAGATCAAAAGTCATCCAGAATTTGAAGTTAAAGAAGTTTTAGAGAGAGCTCAAATTGCAAAGAAGGAAGGTGCAGAAAGATTCTGCATGGGTTGGGCTTGGAGAGAAATCAGAGACGGAAAATCATTTAATTCAATGTTGGAAATGGTCAAAGGGGTAAGGGACCTAGGAATGGAAGCATGCGTAACTGCAGGAATGCTTACTGAAGAACAAGCATCTAGATTAGCTAAAGCTGGTTTAACCGCTTATAATCACAACCTTGATACAAGTCCGGAATATTACGAAAATATCATTACAACAAGAACTTATCAGGATAGGCTAGACACTATCAAAAGAGTAAGGAATGCAGGAATAAATGTTTGCTGTGGAGGGATAATAGGCTTGGGAGAAACTAAAGGCGATAGAGCATCTCTTTTGGAAGTGCTATCAAACATGAACCCACACCCTGAAAGTGTTCCTATAAATTCATTAGTAGCTATTGAAGGTACTGGGCTAGAAGATAATCAAGAAATTGATTCTATTGAAATGATAAGGATGATAGCTACAGCAAGAATTCTTATGCCCAAAAGTAAAATAAGATTAAGTGCAGGGCGAGAAAAGCTTTCAAAAGAAGCCCAAATTTTATGTTTTCAATGCGGGGCAAATTCAATTTTTTATGGAGATGAGTTACTAACAACTTCAAATCCATCTTTTCAATCAGACAGAAAGCTTCTTAAAGATGTTGGAGTATCATTTAACAAAGATTTTGAAACTTGTGAAAAAACTTTATCTTCTTTATGA